The Pseudomonas orientalis genome contains a region encoding:
- the cyoE gene encoding heme o synthase: MSLKHFIQITKPGIIFGNVLSVAGGFFLASKGHVDLAIFLAAMIGTSLVVASGCVFNNCIDRDIDIKMERTKNRVLVQGLISLKLALIFATVLGVAGVVLLYKVANPLAALFAVIGFVIYVGLYSLYLKRKSVHGTLVGSLSGAMPPVIGYVAVTNSFDMAALVLLVMFSLWQMPHSYAIAIFRFNDYLAASIPVLPVKRGIQVAKKHILLYILAFLVATLMLTFSGYAGMSYLAVAAAMGMYWLYMAWTGYKAVDDTVWARKLFVFSIFTITALSVMMSLDFQVPKELLLTYAH; this comes from the coding sequence ATGTCGCTTAAGCACTTTATCCAAATCACCAAACCGGGGATCATTTTCGGTAACGTGCTTTCTGTGGCGGGCGGTTTCTTCCTGGCCTCCAAGGGACATGTCGATCTGGCCATCTTCCTGGCGGCAATGATCGGCACCTCCCTGGTGGTAGCTTCCGGATGCGTGTTCAACAACTGCATCGACCGTGACATCGACATCAAGATGGAGCGCACCAAGAATCGCGTGCTGGTCCAGGGCCTTATCTCCCTGAAACTGGCACTGATCTTCGCGACCGTCCTGGGTGTTGCGGGCGTGGTGTTGTTGTACAAGGTGGCCAACCCGCTGGCGGCGCTGTTTGCCGTGATCGGCTTTGTCATCTACGTCGGCCTCTACAGCCTCTACCTCAAGCGCAAGTCGGTACACGGCACGCTGGTGGGGAGTCTGTCGGGGGCGATGCCGCCGGTGATTGGTTATGTGGCTGTAACCAATAGCTTCGACATGGCCGCGCTGGTGCTGCTGGTGATGTTCAGCCTGTGGCAGATGCCGCATTCCTACGCCATCGCGATTTTCCGCTTCAATGACTACCTGGCTGCCTCGATTCCGGTTCTGCCGGTCAAGCGTGGCATCCAGGTGGCCAAGAAACACATCCTGCTCTACATCCTGGCCTTCCTCGTGGCGACCTTGATGTTGACCTTCAGTGGCTATGCCGGCATGAGCTACCTCGCCGTCGCCGCGGCCATGGGCATGTACTGGTTGTACATGGCCTGGACCGGCTACAAGGCGGTGGATGACACCGTCTGGGCGCGCAAGCTGTTCGTGTTCTCGATCTTCACCATCACCGCGCTCAGCGTGATGATGTCCCTGGATTTCCAGGTGCCGAAAGAGCTGTTGCTGACTTACGCGCACTGA
- the cyoB gene encoding cytochrome o ubiquinol oxidase subunit I, translated as MFGKLSWDAVPFHEPIVMVTIAMIALGGLALFAGITYFKKWTYLWTEWLTSVDHKKIGVMYVIVAMVMLLRGFADAIMMRTQLAMATEGSPGYLPPEHYDQIFTAHGVIMIIFMAMPFFTGLMNLALPLQIGARDVAYPFLNSLSFWLLVSGVVLINVSLGVGEFAKTGWVAYPPLSGLQYSPGVGVDYYIWALQLSGLGTTLTGVNFLATVLKMRAPGMKLMDMPIFTWTCTWANVLIVASFPILAATMALLSLDRYLDFHIFTNELGGNPMMYVNLFWAWGHPEVYILILPAFGIFSEVISTFTGKRLFGHHSMVYASGAISVLGFMVWLHHFFTMGSGASVNAFFGLATMLISIPTGVKLFNWLFTIYHGRLRMTSQVLWTLGFMVTFAIGGMTGVLLAIPGADFVLHNSLFVIAHFHNVIIGGAVFGYIAGFSFYFPKAFGFKLHEGWGKAAFWFWISGFFVAFMPLYALGFMGMTRRLNATTNPEWVPYLYVAMFGAVMIAVGIACQLIQLYVSVRDRKQNACESGDPWNGHTLEWSTSSPPPFYNFAVIPTANTIDAFTEAKEDGTAYQKPAHYEPIHMPNNTATGVVMGALLTVFGFAMIWHIWWLAIVGLVGTIGYFIIHAARDDQGYMVPVETIERIEAEQHARLVAEKKIPANRVETSLEQA; from the coding sequence ATGTTTGGTAAATTAAGTTGGGACGCGGTCCCATTCCACGAGCCGATCGTGATGGTGACCATCGCCATGATCGCGCTGGGTGGTCTGGCACTGTTTGCGGGTATCACGTACTTCAAGAAGTGGACCTACCTGTGGACCGAGTGGCTGACCTCGGTCGACCACAAGAAAATCGGTGTCATGTACGTCATCGTGGCCATGGTCATGCTGCTGCGTGGTTTTGCCGACGCCATCATGATGCGTACCCAGTTGGCCATGGCCACCGAGGGTTCGCCTGGCTACCTGCCACCTGAACACTATGACCAGATCTTCACCGCCCACGGTGTGATCATGATCATCTTCATGGCGATGCCTTTCTTCACCGGCCTGATGAACCTTGCCTTGCCGCTGCAGATCGGTGCGCGTGACGTTGCCTACCCGTTCCTGAACTCCCTGAGCTTCTGGCTGCTGGTTTCGGGCGTGGTGCTGATCAACGTGTCCCTGGGCGTCGGCGAATTCGCCAAGACCGGTTGGGTTGCGTATCCGCCATTGTCGGGGCTGCAATACAGTCCGGGCGTGGGTGTGGACTACTACATCTGGGCGCTGCAGTTATCAGGACTCGGGACGACATTGACGGGGGTCAACTTCCTGGCCACCGTCCTGAAGATGCGCGCCCCTGGCATGAAACTGATGGACATGCCGATCTTCACCTGGACCTGCACCTGGGCAAACGTGCTGATCGTGGCTTCGTTCCCGATCCTGGCCGCTACCATGGCGCTGCTGTCGCTTGACCGTTACCTGGATTTCCACATTTTCACCAATGAACTTGGTGGCAATCCAATGATGTACGTGAACCTGTTCTGGGCATGGGGTCACCCTGAGGTGTACATCCTGATCCTGCCGGCGTTCGGTATCTTCTCCGAAGTGATCTCGACCTTTACCGGCAAGCGCCTGTTCGGTCACCACTCGATGGTCTATGCATCGGGCGCCATTTCGGTACTGGGCTTCATGGTGTGGCTGCACCACTTCTTCACCATGGGTTCGGGGGCCAGCGTCAACGCCTTCTTCGGCCTGGCGACGATGCTGATTTCCATCCCGACGGGGGTGAAGCTGTTCAACTGGCTGTTCACCATCTACCACGGTCGTCTGCGCATGACCAGCCAGGTCCTGTGGACCCTGGGCTTCATGGTGACCTTCGCCATCGGCGGCATGACCGGCGTACTGCTGGCCATCCCGGGTGCTGACTTCGTCCTGCACAACAGCCTGTTCGTGATCGCTCACTTCCACAACGTGATCATCGGCGGCGCGGTATTCGGCTACATCGCAGGTTTCAGCTTCTACTTCCCGAAAGCGTTCGGCTTCAAGCTGCACGAAGGCTGGGGCAAGGCTGCATTCTGGTTCTGGATCTCGGGCTTCTTCGTCGCGTTCATGCCGCTCTATGCACTGGGCTTCATGGGCATGACCCGTCGTCTGAACGCCACCACCAACCCTGAGTGGGTGCCGTACCTGTACGTCGCCATGTTCGGTGCGGTGATGATCGCTGTGGGCATTGCCTGCCAGCTGATCCAGCTGTACGTGAGCGTCCGTGACCGTAAGCAGAACGCCTGCGAGTCCGGCGACCCATGGAACGGCCACACCCTGGAATGGTCGACCTCGTCGCCACCACCGTTCTACAACTTCGCCGTGATCCCTACCGCGAACACCATTGATGCGTTCACCGAAGCCAAGGAAGACGGTACTGCGTACCAGAAACCTGCGCACTACGAGCCGATCCACATGCCAAACAACACCGCCACTGGCGTGGTGATGGGTGCGCTGTTGACCGTGTTCGGTTTCGCGATGATCTGGCACATCTGGTGGCTGGCAATCGTGGGCCTGGTAGGCACCATCGGTTACTTCATCATTCACGCTGCCCGTGATGATCAAGGCTACATGGTGCCGGTCGAAACGATCGAACGCATCGAAGCCGAGCAGCACGCTCGCCTGGTAGCCGAGAAGAAGATTCCGGCCAACCGTGTAGAAACCTCGTTGGAACAGGCTTAA
- the cyoD gene encoding cytochrome o ubiquinol oxidase subunit IV — protein MANAHSHDSHDSSHGSVKSYAIGFILSVILTLIPFGLVMYPTLPKSITLMIVLAFAVIQVLVHLVYFLHLDRSKEQRENVIAFVFAGLVIVLLVGLSLWIMFSIHTYMMAK, from the coding sequence ATGGCTAATGCACACTCCCATGACAGCCACGATTCAAGCCACGGCAGCGTAAAGTCTTACGCCATCGGCTTCATCCTGTCGGTCATCCTGACCCTGATCCCGTTCGGCCTGGTGATGTACCCAACCCTGCCGAAGTCGATCACCTTGATGATCGTCCTGGCGTTCGCGGTAATTCAGGTCCTGGTTCACCTGGTGTACTTCCTGCACCTGGATCGTTCCAAAGAGCAGCGCGAGAACGTGATTGCGTTCGTGTTTGCAGGCCTGGTGATCGTTCTGCTGGTTGGTCTGTCGCTGTGGATCATGTTCAGCATCCACACCTACATGATGGCGAAGTGA
- the norR gene encoding nitric oxide reductase transcriptional regulator NorR: MTAKPLLTTLLPLVADLSRELPEGERYRRLLHAMRALLPCDAAALLRLDGEWLVPLAVDGLSADTLGRRFKVSEHPRFEVLLSSPGPTRFDSDSPLPDPYDGLVDGLHGHLEVHDCMGCPLFIDDRPWGLLTLDALDTERFERVELDALQAFASLAAATVNVAERIERLALRAEDEHQRAEIYRQASGQQHKEMIGQSKAHKHLVEEIKLVGGSDLTVLITGETGVGKELVAQAIHAASARADKPLISLNCAALPETLVESELFGHVRGAFTGALNERRGKFELANGGTLFLDEVGELSLTVQAKLLRVLQSGQLQRLGSDKEHQVNVRLIAATNRDLAEEVRNGRYRADFYHRLSVYPLKVPALRERGRDVLLLAGFFLEQNRSRMGLGSLRLTSDAQAALLAYDWPGNVRELEHLIGRSALKALGHCRERPKILSLSASDLDLPDVSAATLDAPLASAPDVTGDLRQATEHFQRQVISACLERHQHNWAAAARELGLDRANLGRMARRLGLK, from the coding sequence ATGACTGCAAAGCCGCTGCTCACCACCCTGCTGCCGCTGGTTGCCGACCTGTCCCGGGAACTGCCCGAAGGCGAGCGCTACCGACGCCTGTTGCACGCCATGCGCGCCCTGCTGCCGTGCGATGCCGCCGCGTTGCTGCGCCTGGATGGCGAGTGGCTGGTGCCGCTGGCCGTGGATGGATTGAGTGCCGATACCCTGGGCCGACGTTTCAAAGTCAGCGAGCACCCGCGTTTCGAGGTGTTGCTGAGCAGCCCCGGCCCTACCCGCTTCGACAGCGACAGCCCGTTGCCCGACCCTTACGACGGCCTGGTGGACGGCCTGCACGGGCACCTGGAAGTCCACGACTGCATGGGCTGCCCGCTGTTTATCGACGACCGGCCCTGGGGCCTGCTGACCCTGGACGCCCTCGACACCGAGCGCTTTGAACGGGTCGAACTCGACGCCCTGCAAGCCTTTGCCAGCCTTGCCGCCGCCACCGTCAACGTCGCCGAGCGCATTGAACGCCTGGCGTTGCGCGCCGAAGACGAGCACCAGCGTGCCGAGATCTACCGTCAGGCCAGCGGCCAGCAGCACAAGGAAATGATCGGCCAGAGCAAGGCGCACAAGCACCTGGTGGAGGAAATCAAACTGGTGGGCGGCAGTGACCTGACCGTGCTGATCACCGGTGAGACCGGGGTCGGCAAGGAGCTGGTGGCCCAGGCGATCCACGCCGCGTCGGCGCGTGCCGACAAACCCCTGATCAGCCTCAACTGCGCCGCGCTGCCCGAGACCCTGGTGGAGAGCGAGCTGTTCGGCCATGTGCGCGGCGCCTTCACCGGTGCGCTGAATGAACGCCGGGGCAAATTCGAACTGGCCAATGGTGGCACGCTGTTCCTGGATGAAGTGGGCGAGCTGTCGCTGACGGTGCAGGCCAAGCTGCTGCGGGTGCTGCAAAGCGGCCAGTTGCAGCGCCTGGGTTCGGACAAGGAGCATCAGGTGAATGTGCGCCTGATTGCCGCCACCAATCGTGACCTGGCGGAAGAAGTCCGCAATGGCCGCTACCGCGCCGACTTCTACCACCGCCTGAGCGTCTACCCACTGAAAGTGCCTGCGCTGCGTGAACGCGGGCGCGACGTACTGTTGCTGGCCGGGTTCTTTCTGGAGCAGAACCGCTCACGCATGGGCCTGGGCAGCCTGCGCCTGACCAGCGATGCCCAGGCGGCGCTGCTGGCCTACGACTGGCCGGGCAATGTGCGCGAGTTGGAGCACTTGATCGGACGCAGCGCGCTCAAAGCCCTGGGCCACTGCCGCGAGCGGCCGAAGATTCTCAGCCTGAGCGCTTCAGACCTCGACCTGCCGGATGTCAGCGCAGCGACCCTCGACGCACCGCTCGCCAGCGCCCCCGACGTCACTGGCGACCTGCGCCAGGCCACCGAACACTTCCAGCGCCAGGTCATCAGCGCCTGCCTGGAACGCCATCAACACAACTGGGCCGCCGCCGCCCGCGAACTGGGCCTGGACCGTGCCAACCTCGGCCGCATGGCCAGGCGGCTGGGCCTGAAATAA
- a CDS encoding DMT family transporter produces MNLSLYLLTVLIWGTTWIALKWQLGVVAIPVSIVYRFGLAALVLFVLLLLSRRLQVMNRRGHLICLAQGLCLFCVNFMCFLTASQWIPSGLVAVVFSTATLWNALNARVFFGQRVARNVLMGGALGLLGLGFLFWPEVAGHTASPQTLLGLGLALLGTMCFSAGNMLSSLQQKAGLKPLTTNAWGMAYGAAMLAAYCAVRGIPFEMDWSARYIGALWYLVIPGSVIGFTAYLTLVGRMGPERAAYCTVLFPVVALNVSAFAEGYQWTAPALAGLVLVMLGNVLVFRKPKPVTPILHAKQV; encoded by the coding sequence ATGAACCTTTCCCTGTATCTACTCACGGTGCTGATCTGGGGCACCACCTGGATCGCGCTCAAATGGCAGTTGGGCGTGGTGGCGATTCCCGTATCGATCGTTTATCGCTTTGGCCTGGCGGCGCTGGTGCTGTTCGTGCTGTTGCTGCTCAGTCGCCGGCTGCAGGTGATGAACCGGCGCGGGCACCTGATTTGCCTGGCGCAGGGCCTGTGCCTGTTTTGCGTCAATTTCATGTGTTTTCTCACCGCCAGCCAGTGGATCCCCAGCGGGCTGGTGGCGGTGGTGTTTTCCACGGCGACCTTGTGGAACGCGCTGAATGCCCGGGTGTTTTTCGGTCAGCGGGTCGCACGCAATGTGTTGATGGGCGGCGCGCTTGGGTTGCTGGGCCTGGGCTTTTTGTTCTGGCCGGAGGTGGCCGGGCATACCGCCAGCCCGCAGACCTTGCTCGGCCTGGGCCTGGCCTTGCTGGGCACGATGTGCTTTTCGGCGGGCAATATGCTCTCCAGCTTGCAGCAGAAAGCCGGGCTCAAGCCGTTGACCACCAATGCCTGGGGCATGGCCTATGGTGCGGCGATGCTGGCGGCCTATTGCGCAGTGCGTGGTATTCCGTTCGAGATGGACTGGAGTGCGCGGTATATCGGTGCGCTGTGGTACCTGGTGATCCCGGGTTCGGTGATTGGCTTTACCGCCTACCTGACGCTGGTGGGGCGCATGGGGCCGGAGCGGGCGGCCTATTGCACGGTGTTGTTCCCGGTGGTGGCGCTGAATGTATCGGCATTTGCCGAGGGCTATCAGTGGACCGCCCCGGCGCTGGCGGGGTTGGTGCTGGTGATGCTGGGCAATGTGCTGGTGTTTCGTAAACCCAAGCCGGTGACCCCGATTTTGCATGCGAAACAGGTCTGA
- a CDS encoding helix-turn-helix domain-containing protein, which yields MPALESLQVFQALNRSPNARLQACAELGDGLSAALWSNHHDSQDYQAPSHHTLSCYIGGGTGTFRRDQPGVKGGPDKLCILPAEHQSAWVINGQIRLAHVYFSPEQFALGCVTLLDREPRELQLREGTFLEDARLSGCFHQLIALNWHEPGERLLTSSLAHEMLSHTLLSQVGARDGLRVKGGLAAHQRRRLVEYIDQHLQDAISLGQLAGLCALSEYHFARMFRQSFGLPPHQYLLARRLARAKSLLRGSALAVGEIALMCGFSSASHFNQRFRQAMGAAPGDYRQAFRA from the coding sequence ATGCCAGCACTGGAATCCCTGCAAGTCTTTCAAGCCCTTAACCGCTCGCCCAACGCACGCCTGCAAGCCTGCGCCGAGCTCGGTGACGGTTTGTCCGCAGCATTGTGGAGCAACCACCACGATTCCCAGGATTACCAGGCGCCCAGCCATCACACGTTGTCGTGCTACATCGGCGGCGGCACCGGCACTTTTCGCCGTGATCAGCCGGGCGTCAAGGGCGGTCCGGACAAACTGTGCATCCTGCCGGCCGAGCATCAATCGGCATGGGTGATCAATGGTCAGATTCGCCTGGCCCATGTGTATTTCAGCCCCGAACAATTTGCCCTCGGCTGCGTCACCCTGCTTGACCGCGAACCCCGCGAGCTGCAATTGCGCGAAGGCACCTTCCTCGAAGACGCCCGCCTGTCCGGATGCTTTCACCAGTTGATTGCCCTCAACTGGCACGAGCCCGGCGAGCGCCTGCTGACCAGCAGCCTGGCCCACGAAATGCTCAGTCACACCCTGCTCAGCCAGGTCGGCGCCCGTGACGGCCTGCGGGTAAAAGGTGGGCTGGCCGCGCACCAGCGGCGGCGGTTGGTGGAGTACATCGACCAGCACCTGCAGGACGCCATCAGCCTCGGCCAACTGGCGGGCCTGTGCGCGCTGTCGGAGTATCACTTCGCGCGCATGTTCCGCCAAAGCTTCGGCCTGCCGCCCCACCAGTATTTGCTGGCGCGCCGGCTGGCACGTGCGAAGAGCCTGCTGCGCGGCAGCGCCCTGGCCGTGGGGGAGATCGCCTTGATGTGCGGTTTCTCCAGCGCCAGTCATTTCAACCAGCGCTTTCGCCAAGCCATGGGGGCGGCGCCCGGGGACTATCGCCAGGCCTTTCGCGCCTAG
- the hmpA gene encoding NO-inducible flavohemoprotein: MLSAQDRAIVKSTVPLLESGGEALITHFYRMMLSEYPEVRPLFNQAHQASGDQPRALANGVLMYARHIDQLDQLGDLVARIINKHVALQILPEHYPIVGACLLRAISEVLGSEIATPEVMSAWGAAYGQLADILIGAEAAIYDEKAQAPGGWRGARPFVLVKRVEESAEIISFYFSPADNGPILNAAPGQYIGMKLVLDGEEVRRNYSLSALSDAGVYRISVKREAGGRVSNYLHDQLHVGATVDLFPPAGEFTLAASDKPLVLISGGVGITPTLPMLEAALATQRPVHFIHCARNGGVHAFRDWVDTLAARHPQLKRFYCYAEDDGVSPAADTVGLLSQEQLAAWLPEQRDIDAYFLGPKGFMAAIKRHLKALGVPHKQVRYEFFGPAAALE, encoded by the coding sequence ATGCTGAGTGCCCAAGATCGTGCCATCGTCAAATCCACCGTGCCCCTGCTGGAAAGCGGCGGCGAAGCGCTGATCACCCATTTCTACCGCATGATGCTGTCCGAATACCCTGAAGTTCGCCCACTGTTCAATCAGGCTCACCAGGCCAGCGGCGACCAGCCCCGTGCCCTGGCCAATGGCGTGTTGATGTACGCGCGGCATATCGACCAGTTGGACCAGTTGGGCGACCTGGTGGCCAGAATCATCAACAAGCACGTGGCCTTGCAGATCCTGCCGGAACACTACCCGATCGTCGGTGCGTGCCTGCTGCGGGCTATTTCCGAGGTGCTGGGCAGCGAGATAGCCACCCCTGAAGTAATGAGCGCGTGGGGCGCGGCGTATGGCCAGTTGGCGGACATCCTGATCGGCGCCGAAGCGGCTATCTACGACGAGAAAGCCCAGGCCCCCGGTGGCTGGCGCGGTGCGCGGCCGTTCGTGCTGGTCAAGCGTGTGGAGGAGAGCGCCGAGATCATCTCGTTCTACTTTTCCCCGGCGGACAACGGCCCGATCCTCAACGCTGCCCCCGGTCAATACATCGGCATGAAGCTGGTGCTCGATGGCGAGGAAGTGCGTCGTAACTATTCCCTGTCGGCCTTGAGCGATGCCGGGGTGTACCGCATCAGCGTCAAGCGCGAAGCCGGCGGGCGGGTGTCCAATTACCTGCATGACCAACTGCACGTCGGCGCAACTGTTGACCTGTTCCCCCCAGCGGGCGAGTTCACCCTGGCCGCCAGCGACAAGCCGCTGGTGCTGATCAGCGGCGGGGTAGGCATTACGCCAACCCTGCCGATGCTCGAAGCGGCCCTGGCCACCCAGCGCCCGGTGCATTTTATCCACTGCGCGCGTAACGGCGGCGTGCATGCGTTCCGTGACTGGGTGGATACGCTGGCGGCCAGGCACCCGCAGCTCAAGCGTTTCTATTGCTATGCCGAGGACGACGGCGTGAGCCCGGCGGCGGACACGGTCGGCCTGCTGAGCCAGGAGCAACTGGCGGCCTGGCTGCCCGAGCAGCGCGATATTGATGCGTACTTCCTGGGGCCCAAGGGTTTCATGGCGGCGATCAAGCGGCATCTGAAGGCGTTGGGCGTACCGCACAAGCAGGTGCGCTATGAGTTCTTCGGCCCCGCTGCGGCGTTGGAATAA
- a CDS encoding cytochrome o ubiquinol oxidase subunit III, translating to MSNLVTNAGHAHVDDHGHDDHHHDSGPITVFGFWLYLMTDCILFASIFAVYAVLVNNVAGGPSGHDIFELPYVLGETALLLFSSITYGFAMLAFYKGNKKGVLSWLALTFLFGLGFIGMEINEFHLLISEGYGPHRSGFLSAFFTLVGTHGLHVSAGLLWMAVMMYQVNKHGLTNTNKTRLSCLSLFWHFLDVVWICVFTVVYLMGTL from the coding sequence ATGTCGAACTTAGTGACCAATGCTGGACACGCCCATGTCGATGACCATGGGCACGATGACCATCACCACGACTCGGGGCCAATAACCGTCTTCGGTTTCTGGCTCTACCTGATGACCGACTGCATCTTGTTTGCGTCGATCTTCGCGGTGTACGCGGTACTGGTAAACAACGTAGCGGGTGGCCCGTCGGGCCACGACATCTTCGAATTGCCTTACGTGCTCGGCGAAACCGCCTTGCTGTTGTTCAGTTCGATCACCTACGGCTTCGCCATGTTGGCCTTCTACAAGGGCAACAAGAAAGGCGTACTGAGCTGGTTGGCACTGACCTTCCTGTTCGGCCTGGGCTTTATCGGCATGGAGATCAACGAGTTCCACCTGCTGATCTCCGAAGGCTACGGCCCGCACCGTTCCGGTTTCCTGTCGGCGTTCTTCACGCTGGTCGGCACCCACGGTCTGCACGTATCCGCCGGCCTGCTGTGGATGGCGGTGATGATGTATCAGGTCAATAAGCACGGCCTGACCAACACCAACAAGACCCGCCTGAGCTGCCTGAGCCTGTTCTGGCACTTCCTGGACGTGGTCTGGATCTGCGTATTCACCGTCGTTTACTTGATGGGGACTCTGTAA
- the cyoA gene encoding ubiquinol oxidase subunit II — protein MSKNRYPRLLGFLPLLGMMLMLGGCKWTLLDPKGQVGLDERNLIITATLLMLLVVVPVIIMTFAFAWKYRASNTSATYAPKWSHSTKIEIAVWLVPILIIIALGYVTYKSTHALDPYRPLESDVKPINIEVVALDWKWLFIYPDLGIATVNQIRFPEHTPLNFKITSDAVMNSFFIPALGGQIYAMAGMQTKLHLIANQKAEMEGISANYSGAGFTGMKFKAISTSQEEFDAWVAEVKAAPKQLDQAEYDALTKPSQNNPVALYSAFEPNLFQKIVDKYEGMKPGKPVKHEKKEVAVVEGSDTGAHSTAGAEE, from the coding sequence ATGAGTAAAAACAGGTACCCCCGATTACTAGGCTTTTTGCCGCTGCTTGGCATGATGTTAATGCTGGGAGGCTGCAAGTGGACCTTGCTCGACCCAAAAGGACAGGTCGGTCTGGATGAACGAAACCTGATCATCACCGCCACCCTGCTGATGCTGCTGGTCGTGGTCCCTGTGATTATCATGACCTTCGCCTTCGCCTGGAAATACCGCGCGTCCAACACCAGCGCCACCTACGCGCCGAAGTGGTCGCACTCCACCAAGATCGAAATCGCGGTGTGGCTGGTCCCGATCCTCATCATCATTGCCCTGGGTTATGTGACCTACAAGTCCACCCACGCACTGGACCCGTACCGTCCGCTGGAATCGGACGTCAAGCCGATCAACATCGAAGTGGTCGCGCTGGACTGGAAGTGGCTGTTCATCTACCCGGACCTGGGTATCGCCACTGTGAACCAGATCCGGTTCCCGGAACACACTCCGCTGAACTTCAAGATCACCTCCGACGCCGTGATGAACTCGTTCTTCATCCCAGCCCTGGGCGGCCAGATCTACGCGATGGCAGGCATGCAGACCAAGCTGCACCTGATCGCCAACCAGAAAGCTGAAATGGAAGGCATCTCCGCCAACTACAGCGGCGCTGGCTTCACCGGCATGAAATTCAAAGCGATCTCGACGAGCCAGGAAGAATTTGACGCCTGGGTAGCCGAAGTCAAGGCCGCACCTAAACAGCTTGATCAAGCTGAGTACGACGCCCTGACCAAACCAAGCCAGAACAACCCTGTCGCGCTGTACTCCGCGTTTGAACCGAACCTGTTTCAGAAAATCGTCGACAAGTACGAAGGTATGAAGCCAGGCAAGCCGGTCAAGCACGAGAAGAAAGAAGTGGCCGTGGTTGAAGGTTCTGACACAGGCGCGCATTCAACTGCTGGGGCAGAGGAGTAA
- a CDS encoding disulfide bond formation protein B — MSDEMRLGRERRFLVLLGIICLALIGGALYMQVVLGEAPCPLCILQRYALLLIAFFAFIGAAMRTKGAVTFFEGLVVLSAVGGVAAAGHHVYTQFFPQVSCGIDVLQPIVDDLPLAKVFPLGFQVDGFCSTPYPPILGLSLAQWALVAFVLTVILVPLCIYRNRHPKA, encoded by the coding sequence ATGAGTGACGAAATGCGTTTGGGCAGGGAGCGGCGCTTTCTGGTGTTGCTGGGCATCATCTGCCTGGCGCTGATCGGCGGCGCGCTGTACATGCAAGTGGTGTTGGGCGAAGCGCCGTGCCCACTGTGCATCCTGCAACGCTACGCCTTGCTGCTGATCGCGTTCTTTGCGTTCATCGGGGCCGCGATGCGTACCAAAGGGGCCGTTACGTTCTTTGAGGGCCTGGTGGTGCTCAGCGCCGTGGGCGGTGTGGCGGCTGCCGGTCACCATGTGTACACCCAGTTCTTCCCTCAGGTCAGTTGCGGCATCGATGTGCTGCAGCCGATCGTTGATGACCTGCCCCTGGCCAAAGTGTTTCCCCTGGGCTTCCAGGTCGACGGCTTCTGCAGCACGCCTTATCCGCCGATCCTCGGCCTGTCCCTGGCGCAATGGGCGCTGGTCGCCTTCGTGCTGACCGTGATCCTGGTGCCCCTGTGCATCTATCGTAATCGCCACCCCAAAGCCTGA